The following coding sequences lie in one Apium graveolens cultivar Ventura chromosome 1, ASM990537v1, whole genome shotgun sequence genomic window:
- the LOC141667062 gene encoding uncharacterized protein LOC141667062, translating into MRYFQLNIVPFLVLTLLSTASTSVSSSVNNDFHALITLKQGFEFTSPMLDTWHSSKPSSFCSWVGVKCHKERVIALELSNMSLGGSVSPIVSSLDMLTELSLDGNNFTGEIRVSNLSSLRILRISNNVFSGRLDWDYSKLENLEVLDVYNNNFTSPLPHKISSLKKLKYLDLGGNYFFGKIPKSYGSLIGLEYLSLAGNDLHGKIPTELGYLTKLKEIYLGYYNEFDGGIPKVFGNLVNLVHMDLSSCGLDGPIPPQLGSLKLLDTLFLHINALSGTIPKHLGNLTNLVNLDLSANVLTGEIPYEFIHLQKLKLLNLFMNKLHGSIPDFIADYSNLEVLGLWMNNFTGIIPQNLGQNRRLKEVDLSTNKLTGTIPSDLCASKRLTILILLQNFLFGSIPEGLGTCTTLVRVRLGDNYLNSSIPNGFLYLPQLNLVELQNNYLSGTLFDNGNASRSPSKIEQLNLSNNQISGSLPTSLSIFSSLQIIQLDGNMFIGPIPSSFGELRHLSKLDLKLNSFSSEIPPEIGNCFHLTYLDLSQNNLSGPIPTQVSNFRILNYLNLSRNHFSETIPKSIGSMKSLTTADFSFNDLSGKLPELGQFSFFNASSFAGNPQLCGSFLNNPCNVTDITSQAGTSHGSFKLILALGLLLCSLVFAVAAMFKAWSCKKGGSYSWKMTAFQKLDFTVFDVVECLKDGNVIGRGGAGIVYHGKMPNGVEIAVKKLVGFGANSHDHGFKAEIRTLGNIRHRNIVKLLAFCTNKEMNLLVYEYMRNGSLGEALHGKKNGILGWHLRYKVAVEAAKGLCYLHHDCSPLILHRDVKSNNILLNSSYEAHVADFGLAKYLIDGGATESMSAIAGSYGYIAPEYAYTLRVDEKSDVYSFGVVLLELITGRRPVGDFGDGVDIVQWVKITTNFRKEQANQIFDKRLTMVPQEEAMHLFFISMLCIQDNSIQRPTMREVVQMLSEFSRHTPDYQTLSSSVVCQKSENDEVCIKAQQDSLISV; encoded by the exons ATGAGATATTTTCAACTAAACATTGTCCCTTTTTTGGTACTAACACTCTTATCTACTGCAAGTACCTCTGTATCATCCTCTGTAAACAATGACTTCCATGCTCTAATTACACTTAAACAAGGCTTTGAGTTCACTTCTCCAATGTTAGATACATGGCATTCTTCGAAACCAAGCTCATTTTGTTCATGGGTTGGAGTCAAATGCCATAAAGAGAGAGTCATTGCTCTTGAATTGTCGAATATGAGCCTTGGTGGCTCTGTTTCCCCTATTGTTTCAAGTCTTGACATGCTCACTGAGCTCTCACTTGATGGAAACAACTTCACTGGAGAAATCAGGGTATCCAACTTGAGTAGCCTTCGAATTTTAAGAATATCGAATAATGTGTTTAGTGGGAGATTGGATTGGGATTACTCAAAACTTGAGAACTTGGAAGTCCTTGATGTTTACAACAATAATTTTACTTCTCCACTGCCACATAAGATTTCAAGTCTCAAGAAACTCAAATATTTAGACTTGGGAGGAAActatttctttggaaagatccCGAAAAGTTATGGGAGTTTGATTGGGCTCGAGTACTTATCTCTTGCAGGCAATGATCTCCATGGAAAAATTCCAACTGAGTTGGGATATTTGACCAAATTAAAAGAAATATACTTGGGATATTACAATGAGTTTGATGGTGGAATCCCAAAGGTGTTTGGCAACTTGGTTAATCTAGTCCATATGGATCTTTCTTCTTGTGGATTGGATGGTCCCATTCCTCCTCAGTTGGGAAGCTTGAAGTTACTTGACACACTTTTTCTACACATCAATGCCTTGTCAGGTACAATTCCAAAGCATCTTGGAAATTTGACAAACTTGGTTAATCTTGATCTTTCAGCCAATGTATTAACCGGGGAAATTCCATACGAATTCATTCACCTACAAAAGCTCAAGCTTCTGAATCTTTTTATGAACAAATTACATGGGTCAATTCCAGATTTTATTGCAGACTACTCCAATTTGGAGGTTCTAGGGCTGTGGATGAACAACTTCACAGGCATAATACCTCAGAATTTAGGTCAGAACAGGAGGCTAAAAGAGGTTGATTTATCTACAAACAAACTCACTGGAACAATTCCTTCAGATTTATGTGCTTCCAAACGGCTCACAATCTTGATTTTGCTTCAAAATTTTCTCTTTGGATCGATACCGGAGGGGTTAGGCACATGCACAACCCTTGTTAGGGTGAGGTTGGGGGATAATTACTTGAATAGTAGCATTCCAAATGGCTTCCTTTACTTGCCTCAGCTGAATTTAGTTGAGTTGCAAAACAATTACTTGTCTGGAACATTATTCGATAATGGAAACGCCTCCAGAAGTCCATCAAAAATCGAACAGCTGAATCTATCAAACAATCAAATTTCAGGTTCTTTACCAACTTCTCTTTCAATATTTTCATCTCTCCAAATCATTCAACTTGATGGAAACATGTTCATTGGTCCAATTCCTTCCTCATTTGGTGAACTCCGACATCTATCAAAGCTTGATCTCAAGTTGAATTCTTTTTCTTCAGAAATCCCACCAGAAATTGGAAATTGCTTTCACTTGACTTACCTAGACTTGAGCCAAAACAACCTTTCTGGTCCAATTCCTACTCAAGTGTCAAATTTTCGCATTCTTAACTACTTGAACTTATCAAGAAATCACTTTAGTGAGACCATTCCTAAATCTATTGGCTCCATGAAAAGCCTCACCACAGCTGATTTTTCCTTCAATGATCTCTCAGGTAAATTACCTGAATTAGGTCAATTTTCATTCTTTAATGCTTCCTCATTTGCGGGTAATCCTCAACTTTGTGGATCTTTTTTAAACAATCCATGTAATGTTACTGATATCACAAGTCAAGCTGGAACATCCCATGGAAGCTTCAAGCTAATACTTGCGCTAGGCCTACTGCTTTGCTCTCTAGTTTTTGCAGTTGCAGCAATGTTCAAGGCTTGGTCATGCAAAAAAGGTGGCTCTTATTCTTGGAAAATGACAGCATTCCAAAAGCTTGATTTCACAGTTTTCGATGTTGTGGAATGCTTAAAAGATGGAAATGTTATAGGCAGAGGAGGAGCTGGCATTGTGTACCATGGTAAAATGCCAAATGGGGTCGAAATTGCAGTAAAAAAGCTAGTAGGATTTGGTGCAAACAGCCATGATCATGGATTTAAAGCTGAGATTCGTACATTAGGCAATATTCGACACAGAAACATTGTTAAATTACTTGCTTTTTGCACAAACAAAGAGATGAATTTGCTTGTTTACGAGTACATGAGAAATGGTAGCTTGGGAGAGGCTTTGCATGGCAAAAAAAATGGAATCCTGGGCTGGCATTTGAGGTACAAAGTAGCTGTCGAAGCTGCTAAAGGATTGTGTTATCTTCACCATGATTGTTCACCATTAATTCTTCACCGCGACGTAAAATCAAACAATATATTGCTGAATTCTAGCTATGAAGCTCATGTTGCAGATTTTGGATTAGCAAAGTATCTTATTGATGGTGGTGCTACTGAGAGCATGTCTGCAATTGCTGGTTCTTATGGTTACATTGCTCCAG AATACGCATACACCTTAAGAGTGGATGAGAAGAGCGACGTTTATAGCTTCGGAGTTGTCCTCCTGGAACTTATCACTGGTCGTCGCCCTGTGGGAGATTTCGGGGATGGTGTTGACATTGTTCAATGGGTGAAAATTACGACAAATTTCCGTAAAGAGCAAGCTAATCAAATATTTGATAAGAGACTAACGATGGTGCCACAAGAAGAAGCAATGCATTTATTTTTTATATCCATGCTCTGCATCCAAGACAATAGCATCCAAAGGCCAACAATGAGGGAAGTGGTTCAAATGTTATCGGAATTCTCTCGTCACACTCCGGATTATCAAACATTATCTTCATCCGTCGTTTGTCAAAAATCTGAGAATGATGAAGTTTGTATAAAGGCTCAACAAGATTCACTGATTTCAGTCTGA